A section of the Hyalangium minutum genome encodes:
- a CDS encoding CPXCG motif-containing cysteine-rich protein, with protein MQPFADEQVQSCPYCGEEVEVQVDAIGPSSEQYVEDCPVCCRPWTVSVSRDGEEVFVSLGRDDD; from the coding sequence ATGCAGCCCTTCGCGGACGAGCAGGTGCAGAGCTGCCCTTACTGTGGGGAGGAGGTGGAGGTGCAGGTGGATGCGATAGGGCCGTCCTCAGAGCAGTACGTGGAAGACTGCCCGGTGTGCTGCCGGCCGTGGACGGTCTCCGTGTCCCGAGACGGGGAGGAGGTCTTCGTCAGCCTGGGGCGGGACGACGACTGA
- a CDS encoding KdsC family phosphatase: MIEALPKPTKEELNARAARVRLLVFDCDGVLTDGGLYYGSDGELMKRFDVKDGHALVMARLVGLPAAILTARTSSIVDVRGRELGLAAILQGKKEKGPALDELLSQFSIPAESCAYMGDDLNDLGPMSRVGLSACPADAVVEVRQEAHFVAQSRGGHGAARELVELCLKASGRWEDVVGLMKRSESKSSRVGLK, from the coding sequence ATGATCGAGGCGCTTCCCAAGCCGACCAAGGAGGAGCTGAACGCCCGGGCCGCCCGGGTGCGGCTGCTCGTGTTCGACTGTGACGGCGTGCTCACCGACGGCGGCCTCTACTACGGCAGCGACGGCGAGCTGATGAAGCGCTTCGACGTGAAGGATGGCCACGCCCTCGTCATGGCCCGCCTGGTAGGCCTCCCGGCCGCCATCCTGACTGCCCGGACTTCCTCCATTGTCGATGTTCGTGGGCGAGAGCTGGGGCTGGCAGCTATTCTCCAGGGAAAGAAGGAAAAAGGGCCCGCTCTGGACGAACTGCTCAGCCAGTTCTCCATACCCGCTGAGTCCTGTGCTTATATGGGGGACGACCTGAATGACCTGGGTCCTATGTCACGGGTAGGATTGTCGGCCTGTCCGGCCGATGCCGTGGTGGAGGTGCGGCAGGAAGCACACTTCGTGGCCCAGAGCCGCGGAGGCCATGGAGCCGCACGGGAACTGGTCGAGCTGTGTCTGAAGGCGAGTGGTCGGTGGGAAGACGTGGTAGGTTTGATGAAACGGTCGGAGTCGAAAAGCAGTCGGGTTGGGTTGAAGTAA
- a CDS encoding Hsp20/alpha crystallin family protein codes for MLNRWNPFEFGNGAVVTSHLRDFDQLFQELTGQAARQGRELAPPTDIFETEAGVSLQVDLPGHDPKSIEVKVEKNVLTLRSERKADVAQKESAKRLERAFGVYTRSFKLPDTVDASKVEARYEAGVLTLTMPRKEESKPRVIEVKVQG; via the coding sequence ATGCTGAATCGCTGGAATCCGTTCGAGTTTGGCAATGGCGCGGTGGTGACGAGTCACCTGCGGGACTTCGACCAGCTCTTCCAGGAGTTGACGGGGCAGGCCGCACGCCAGGGCCGTGAGCTCGCGCCGCCCACCGACATCTTCGAGACCGAGGCCGGTGTCTCCCTGCAGGTGGACCTGCCAGGGCATGATCCGAAGTCCATCGAGGTGAAGGTGGAGAAGAACGTCCTGACCCTGCGCTCCGAGCGCAAGGCGGACGTGGCCCAGAAGGAGAGCGCGAAGCGTCTGGAGCGCGCCTTCGGCGTCTACACCCGCAGCTTCAAGCTGCCGGACACCGTGGACGCGAGCAAGGTGGAGGCCCGCTACGAGGCCGGCGTCCTCACGCTGACGATGCCGCGCAAGGAGGAGTCCAAGCCCCGCGTCATCGAGGTGAAGGTGCAGGGCTAA
- a CDS encoding CTP synthase, whose product MRSKKTKYIFVTGGVVSSLGKGLASASIGALLENRGLNITLIKLDPYINVDPGTMSPFQHGEVYVTEDGGETDMDLGHYERFTNARMSRLNNFTTGRIYHSVIMKERRGEYLGKTVQVIPHITDEIKANIRQASQDVDVVIVEVGGTVGDIESLPFLEAIRQMRYDVGSQNAVYVHLTLLPYISAAGEVKTKPTQHSVMKLREIGIQPDFLLCRTDREISKELKDKIAMFCNVDTGNVFTSPDVKSVYELPLELHRQGLDERLAEVLNIWSRAPHLERWENITRRIYQPARGEVKVGIVGKYVDLKESYKSLNEALLHGGIANDTRVQLVFVDSQDVEQQGAEKLLSGVDAVLVPGGFGVRGTEGKIAAVRYAREKKLPFFGICLGLQMAVVEFSRSVLGLQGANSLEFDEHTPHPVVTLMESQVKVQDKGGTMRLGSYACALQPGTLSHKLYGQDVIQERHRHRYEVNNAYRGRLQEAGMLISGHNPELNLVEMIELKDHPFFIGCQSHPEFKSKPFAPHPLFSGFIKAALAQRDATRGTQEKAS is encoded by the coding sequence ATGCGCTCGAAGAAGACCAAATACATCTTCGTGACCGGCGGCGTCGTCAGCTCCCTGGGCAAGGGGCTCGCCTCCGCGTCCATCGGCGCCCTGCTGGAGAACCGAGGGCTCAACATCACCCTCATCAAGCTGGATCCCTACATCAACGTGGATCCCGGCACGATGAGCCCCTTCCAACACGGCGAGGTCTACGTCACCGAGGACGGTGGCGAGACCGACATGGACCTCGGCCACTACGAGCGGTTCACCAACGCTCGCATGAGCCGGCTCAACAACTTCACCACCGGCCGCATCTACCACTCCGTCATCATGAAGGAGCGGCGCGGGGAGTACCTGGGCAAGACGGTCCAGGTGATTCCCCACATCACCGACGAGATCAAGGCCAACATCCGCCAGGCCTCCCAGGACGTGGACGTCGTCATCGTCGAGGTCGGCGGCACCGTGGGCGACATCGAGTCGCTGCCCTTCCTCGAGGCCATCCGCCAGATGCGCTACGACGTGGGCAGCCAGAACGCCGTCTACGTGCACCTCACGCTGCTGCCGTACATCAGCGCGGCCGGCGAGGTGAAGACCAAGCCCACCCAGCACTCGGTGATGAAGCTGCGGGAGATCGGCATCCAGCCGGACTTCCTGCTGTGCCGCACGGATCGGGAAATCTCCAAGGAGCTCAAGGACAAGATCGCCATGTTCTGCAACGTGGACACGGGCAACGTGTTCACCTCGCCGGACGTGAAGAGCGTCTACGAGCTGCCGCTGGAGCTGCACCGTCAGGGCCTGGATGAGCGGCTGGCCGAGGTCCTCAACATCTGGAGCCGCGCGCCCCACCTGGAGCGCTGGGAGAACATCACCCGCCGCATCTACCAGCCCGCCCGTGGCGAGGTGAAGGTCGGCATCGTCGGCAAGTACGTGGACCTCAAGGAGAGCTACAAGAGCCTCAACGAGGCGCTGCTCCACGGCGGCATCGCCAACGACACGCGGGTCCAGCTCGTCTTCGTGGACAGCCAGGACGTCGAGCAGCAGGGCGCCGAGAAGCTGCTGTCCGGCGTGGACGCTGTCTTGGTCCCCGGCGGCTTCGGCGTGCGCGGCACCGAGGGGAAGATCGCCGCCGTGCGCTACGCCCGCGAGAAGAAGCTCCCCTTCTTTGGCATCTGCCTGGGCCTGCAGATGGCGGTGGTGGAGTTCAGCCGCAGCGTGCTGGGGCTCCAGGGCGCCAACTCGCTGGAGTTCGATGAGCACACCCCGCACCCCGTGGTGACGCTCATGGAGAGCCAGGTGAAGGTGCAGGACAAGGGCGGCACCATGCGCCTGGGCAGCTACGCCTGCGCGCTCCAGCCTGGCACCCTCTCGCACAAGCTCTACGGGCAGGACGTCATCCAGGAGCGCCACCGCCACCGCTACGAGGTGAACAACGCCTACCGCGGCCGGCTCCAGGAGGCCGGGATGCTCATCTCCGGCCACAACCCCGAGCTCAACCTGGTGGAGATGATTGAGCTGAAGGACCACCCATTCTTCATCGGCTGCCAGTCCCACCCCGAGTTCAAGAGCAAGCCGTTCGCGCCGCACCCGCTCTTCTCTGGCTTCATCAAGGCGGCGCTCGCCCAGCGGGACGCCACCCGCGGCACTCAGGAAAAGGCATCATGA
- a CDS encoding response regulator, whose amino-acid sequence MSTGSGQPKEELLPSGTTDQLYTTHDISRLLQVDPSTVSKWIDRGILMAFRTPGGHRRVRSADLRAFLITHQMPVPDELGSGTVKLLVVDDERPVLDAIKRAFKPYAAQVELQSTSSGVEALLLVSEQKPHGMLIDLNMPDIDGLEVCRRIRARKQMESVRLITMTSNHSPEVVEQSKQAGAIACLAKPLDVQQVLELFRIPLALGTKK is encoded by the coding sequence ATGAGCACCGGTTCTGGTCAGCCAAAGGAAGAGTTGCTGCCGTCGGGCACGACGGACCAGCTGTACACCACCCACGACATCAGTCGGTTGCTGCAAGTGGATCCGTCGACCGTGAGCAAGTGGATCGACCGGGGCATCCTGATGGCCTTCCGCACGCCTGGCGGTCACCGCCGCGTGCGCTCGGCCGACCTGCGCGCCTTCCTGATCACCCACCAGATGCCCGTGCCTGACGAGCTGGGCAGCGGGACGGTGAAGCTGCTGGTCGTGGATGACGAGCGCCCCGTGCTGGACGCCATCAAGCGCGCGTTCAAGCCCTACGCGGCCCAGGTGGAGCTGCAGAGCACCAGCAGCGGCGTCGAGGCGCTGCTGCTCGTGTCCGAGCAGAAGCCCCACGGCATGCTCATCGACTTGAACATGCCGGACATCGACGGTCTCGAGGTGTGCCGCCGCATCCGCGCTCGCAAGCAGATGGAGAGCGTGCGGCTCATCACCATGACGTCCAACCACTCGCCCGAGGTGGTGGAGCAGTCCAAGCAGGCCGGCGCCATCGCGTGCCTGGCCAAGCCGCTGGACGTGCAGCAGGTGCTCGAGCTGTTCCGCATCCCGCTGGCGCTCGGCACCAAGAAGTAG
- a CDS encoding DUF309 domain-containing protein, with protein sequence MNSDFRECLAEGVALFNAGRWYEAHELWEEAWRRESGPRRALLQGLIQVAAGWLKQTEGRAEGARTLFGRALERLEPLPTPCEGVDVGVLVSQVRQWREAGAHGTPVLTFHPVQEA encoded by the coding sequence ATGAATTCTGACTTCCGCGAGTGCTTGGCCGAGGGGGTGGCCCTGTTCAACGCTGGCCGTTGGTACGAGGCTCACGAACTCTGGGAGGAGGCCTGGAGGCGCGAATCCGGCCCTCGCCGGGCACTGCTACAGGGGCTCATCCAGGTGGCGGCGGGCTGGCTGAAGCAGACGGAAGGCCGGGCGGAGGGTGCTCGGACGCTCTTTGGGCGGGCGCTCGAGCGCCTGGAGCCCCTTCCCACCCCCTGCGAAGGGGTCGACGTGGGAGTCCTGGTGTCGCAGGTGCGCCAGTGGCGCGAGGCAGGCGCCCACGGCACCCCCGTGCTGACATTCCACCCGGTACAGGAGGCGTGA
- a CDS encoding immunoglobulin-like domain-containing protein, translating to MKLKSLVLLLLGVWAVSACGEETRALETELSPEAVATTSQAARSTDKVLILASSVNGGMDSREAQAVRTYSPSTEIHVKTPDEWRAMTAQQFMEYRALIIGDAACQSGTAALDAAVESRSRWGAIVDSNVVIISSDPSSNNTDFLVDNAINSVVVDSIQYRTGMYIALGCAYQNAPANTVVTLLEPFGTFKVQGVPGCARSAHMFQMSPVTLSNGVYDDALIGLGECAARSVFTQYPDHTFSHAAIATRTSGPPLPGEKEYLDYQIDWGTPTAFHGAPYVLVRGAMAWSAGCGDQDNTPDGEQCDAGDGTNGQPAGPGQSPDTTCSFACRLNWCGDGAVDVAQGEECDNGTANGRTGDVSGDIGACTSFCKRPNIAPPNRPPVALCRNVTVSVSNTCGAPANINNGSSDPDGDPITCTQNPAGPYPVGPTTVTLTCSDSRGFGSCSGTVMVADSGAPTVTIDGPASEALECTRGATYAELGATARDLCEGALPVSLSGSVNMGSPATYTLTYTARDSVGNQGSASRTVVVSDTLPPSLSLVGAPTMAQECGVAFTDPSATATDQCAGTLPVTVSGTVNDRVRGPYTLTYSANDGHGHTVSKDRMVSVRDTRAPVVTITGPLGVNVECGGPYTELGATANDLCAGPLAALPTSAPEPAVVGAYPIIYQAVDPDGNVGTSVDSRTVNVRDTLKPVLTLTGANPQPLECGTAWSNPGATAQDQCEGPLTNRITVSGSVDHQAPRQYTVTYSVSDRYGNTETKDRAVSVRDTLPPAITVVGPLQDSAECGSTYVDGVVQAEDVCAGTLPVTRTVAGDTRRPGTMTIEYSATDPSGNQAVSADRRTVSVVDTQAPVLSLRGTARQRLECGTAFTDPGAVATDVCFGDLSGSVTLAGSVEHGAVGDYTLRYDVTDGAGNRAAPAVRTVEVRDTLPPVLTVLPPFNARVQCDHQQFQDPGATASDVCALDLTGSIQRQGLVDTGLPGTYSLSYRVVDPSGNEATANAARSVSVVDDLPPTLELVGAATENVECGAAYTEQGVRATDLCFGDLSDRIVRVGQVDSAVPSDYSIVYSVTDPSNNTASTQRMVKVRDTLKPVLTLTGANPQPLECGTAWVSPGATAHDQCAGPLTAQISVTGTVDHQVPDQYTVTYSVSDGRGNTEMQERAVSVRDTLPPAITVVGPLQDSAECGSTYVDGAVRAEDVCAGTLPVTRTINGDTLRPGTMTIAYSATDPSGNQAVAADRRTVSVVDTQAPVLSLRGTATQRLECGTAFTEPGAVAMDVCFGDISSSITQTGSVDPGAVGDYTVRYEVTDGAGNRATAASRMVQVRDTLPPTLTVLPPFNTRVQCDHQAFQDPGATASDVCALDLTGSIQRQGLVDTGLPGTYSLSYRVVDPSGNEATASTARSVSVVDDLPPTLELVGAATENVECGAAYVEAGVKATDLCFGDLSDRVTRVGEVNPAKPGDYPIVYSVTDPSNNTATTRRDVAVKDTTPPTIVCPDPIVVEVQPGMQADLTPAAARATDVCSQAQVSIPVQKRFPVGDTQLTYTATDEAGNTASCTTTVTVRELKVPDPVPEPPKPGPFDRALLGGGSGCSSTSGGPSSLAMMGLGVLAALLARRARRQ from the coding sequence ATGAAGCTCAAGAGCCTGGTGTTGCTGTTACTGGGAGTCTGGGCGGTCAGTGCCTGCGGCGAGGAGACTCGCGCGCTCGAGACAGAGCTGTCGCCCGAGGCCGTGGCCACGACGAGCCAAGCTGCCCGCAGCACGGACAAGGTGCTCATCCTCGCCAGCAGCGTCAATGGGGGCATGGACAGCCGCGAGGCGCAGGCGGTGCGCACCTACTCGCCGTCCACGGAGATCCACGTCAAAACCCCGGACGAGTGGCGCGCGATGACGGCCCAGCAGTTCATGGAGTACCGCGCCCTCATCATCGGCGACGCGGCCTGTCAGAGCGGCACGGCCGCGCTCGATGCCGCGGTGGAGTCCCGCAGCCGGTGGGGTGCCATCGTCGACAGCAACGTGGTGATCATCAGCTCGGATCCGTCCAGCAACAACACCGATTTCCTGGTGGATAACGCGATCAACTCGGTGGTGGTCGACTCGATCCAGTACCGCACCGGCATGTACATCGCGCTGGGCTGCGCGTACCAGAATGCGCCAGCCAACACGGTGGTGACGCTGCTGGAGCCGTTCGGCACCTTCAAGGTGCAGGGAGTCCCCGGCTGCGCGCGGTCCGCGCACATGTTCCAGATGTCCCCGGTCACCCTGTCGAACGGCGTCTATGACGACGCGCTGATTGGCTTGGGGGAGTGCGCGGCGCGCTCGGTGTTCACCCAGTACCCGGACCACACCTTCTCGCACGCGGCCATTGCCACGAGGACCAGTGGCCCGCCGCTTCCCGGCGAGAAGGAGTATCTCGACTACCAGATCGATTGGGGCACGCCGACAGCCTTCCACGGAGCTCCTTATGTCCTGGTGCGCGGCGCCATGGCGTGGAGCGCTGGTTGCGGCGATCAGGACAACACCCCCGACGGCGAGCAGTGCGATGCGGGTGACGGCACCAATGGCCAGCCCGCGGGACCTGGACAGAGCCCGGATACGACTTGCTCGTTCGCTTGCCGCCTCAACTGGTGTGGTGACGGCGCCGTGGATGTGGCGCAGGGCGAGGAGTGCGACAACGGCACCGCCAACGGCCGCACGGGCGACGTGAGCGGCGACATTGGCGCGTGCACCTCGTTCTGCAAGCGCCCCAATATCGCCCCGCCCAACCGTCCCCCGGTGGCGCTGTGCCGCAACGTGACGGTGTCCGTCTCGAACACCTGCGGCGCGCCCGCGAACATCAACAACGGCTCCAGTGATCCGGATGGGGACCCGATCACCTGCACGCAGAATCCCGCGGGCCCGTACCCCGTGGGCCCCACGACGGTGACCCTGACGTGCTCGGACTCCCGAGGGTTCGGCTCTTGCTCGGGGACGGTGATGGTGGCGGACTCCGGGGCGCCGACGGTGACGATCGATGGTCCGGCCAGCGAGGCCTTGGAGTGCACGCGCGGCGCCACGTACGCGGAGCTGGGCGCCACGGCGCGAGACCTGTGCGAGGGCGCGCTGCCCGTGAGCCTGTCCGGCTCGGTGAACATGGGCTCGCCGGCCACTTACACGCTGACCTATACGGCGCGGGACTCGGTTGGCAATCAGGGGTCGGCCTCGCGCACGGTGGTGGTGTCCGACACGCTGCCGCCGTCCCTCTCCCTGGTGGGAGCGCCCACGATGGCGCAGGAGTGCGGCGTCGCGTTCACGGATCCCAGCGCCACCGCCACCGACCAGTGCGCGGGGACGCTGCCTGTCACCGTCAGCGGCACGGTGAATGATCGCGTGCGTGGCCCCTACACGCTGACGTACAGCGCGAACGATGGGCACGGGCACACGGTGTCCAAGGACCGCATGGTGAGCGTGCGCGACACGCGGGCGCCCGTCGTGACAATCACGGGCCCGCTGGGCGTCAATGTGGAGTGCGGCGGCCCGTACACGGAGCTGGGCGCCACGGCGAACGACCTGTGCGCCGGGCCGCTGGCGGCGCTGCCGACCAGCGCTCCGGAGCCGGCCGTGGTGGGCGCCTACCCCATCATCTACCAGGCGGTGGATCCCGACGGGAACGTGGGCACGTCGGTCGACAGCCGCACGGTGAACGTGCGCGACACGTTGAAGCCGGTGCTGACGCTGACGGGCGCCAATCCGCAGCCGCTGGAGTGCGGCACGGCGTGGTCGAACCCAGGGGCCACGGCCCAGGACCAGTGCGAGGGCCCGCTGACGAACCGGATCACGGTGAGCGGCTCGGTGGATCACCAAGCGCCGCGGCAGTACACGGTGACCTACAGCGTGAGCGACAGGTACGGCAATACGGAGACGAAGGATCGCGCGGTGAGCGTGCGCGACACGCTGCCGCCCGCCATCACAGTGGTGGGCCCGCTGCAGGACTCGGCCGAGTGCGGCTCGACGTACGTGGATGGTGTGGTGCAGGCCGAGGACGTCTGCGCCGGAACGCTGCCGGTGACGCGGACGGTGGCGGGAGACACGCGGCGTCCGGGCACGATGACCATCGAGTACTCGGCCACCGACCCGTCCGGCAACCAGGCCGTGTCGGCGGACCGCCGCACGGTGTCGGTGGTGGATACGCAGGCCCCGGTGCTGTCGCTGCGCGGCACGGCGAGGCAGCGGCTGGAGTGCGGCACGGCTTTCACGGACCCGGGCGCGGTGGCCACGGACGTGTGCTTTGGGGACCTCTCGGGCTCGGTCACGCTCGCGGGCAGCGTGGAGCATGGAGCGGTCGGTGACTACACGCTGCGCTACGATGTGACGGATGGCGCGGGCAACCGCGCGGCGCCGGCTGTCCGCACGGTGGAGGTGCGTGACACGCTGCCGCCGGTGCTGACGGTGCTGCCGCCGTTCAACGCGCGCGTGCAGTGTGATCATCAGCAGTTCCAGGACCCCGGCGCCACGGCGAGCGACGTGTGCGCGCTGGACCTGACCGGCTCCATCCAGAGGCAGGGCCTGGTGGACACGGGCCTGCCGGGCACCTACTCGCTGAGCTACCGCGTGGTGGACCCGTCCGGCAACGAGGCCACGGCCAACGCGGCGCGCTCGGTGTCGGTGGTGGATGACCTGCCGCCCACCCTTGAGCTGGTGGGTGCGGCCACCGAGAACGTGGAGTGCGGCGCGGCCTATACCGAGCAGGGCGTCCGGGCCACCGACCTGTGCTTCGGCGACCTGTCCGACCGCATCGTGCGCGTGGGCCAGGTGGACTCCGCCGTGCCGAGCGACTACTCCATCGTCTACAGCGTGACCGACCCGTCCAACAACACGGCGAGCACGCAGCGCATGGTGAAGGTGCGCGACACGCTGAAGCCGGTGCTGACGCTGACGGGCGCCAATCCGCAGCCGCTGGAGTGCGGCACGGCGTGGGTGAGCCCGGGCGCCACGGCCCATGACCAGTGCGCGGGGCCGCTGACGGCTCAGATCTCCGTCACGGGGACGGTGGATCATCAGGTGCCGGACCAGTACACGGTGACCTACAGCGTGAGCGATGGACGCGGCAACACGGAGATGCAGGAGCGCGCGGTGAGCGTGCGCGACACGCTGCCGCCCGCCATCACGGTGGTGGGCCCGCTGCAGGACTCGGCCGAGTGCGGCTCGACGTACGTGGACGGTGCGGTGAGGGCCGAGGACGTCTGCGCCGGGACGCTGCCAGTGACGCGGACGATCAACGGAGACACGCTGCGTCCGGGCACGATGACCATCGCGTACTCGGCGACGGATCCCTCGGGCAATCAGGCCGTGGCGGCGGATCGCCGCACGGTGTCGGTGGTGGACACGCAGGCGCCGGTGCTGTCGCTGCGCGGCACGGCGACGCAGCGGCTGGAGTGTGGCACGGCCTTCACGGAACCGGGCGCGGTGGCCATGGACGTGTGCTTCGGGGACATCTCGAGCTCGATCACGCAGACGGGCAGCGTGGACCCTGGCGCCGTGGGCGACTACACGGTGCGCTACGAGGTGACGGACGGCGCGGGCAACCGGGCGACGGCCGCGAGCCGCATGGTGCAGGTGCGCGACACGCTGCCTCCGACGCTGACGGTGCTGCCGCCGTTCAACACGCGCGTGCAGTGTGACCATCAGGCATTCCAAGATCCCGGCGCCACGGCAAGCGACGTGTGCGCGCTGGACCTGACGGGCTCCATCCAGCGGCAGGGCTTGGTGGACACGGGCCTGCCGGGCACCTACTCGCTGAGCTACCGCGTGGTGGACCCGTCCGGCAACGAGGCCACGGCCTCCACGGCGCGCTCGGTGTCGGTGGTGGATGACCTGCCGCCCACCCTTGAGCTGGTGGGTGCGGCCACCGAGAACGTGGAGTGCGGCGCGGCGTACGTCGAGGCGGGCGTGAAGGCCACCGACCTGTGCTTCGGCGACCTGTCTGACCGCGTCACGCGCGTCGGCGAGGTGAACCCCGCCAAGCCGGGCGACTACCCCATCGTCTACAGCGTGACCGACCCGTCCAACAACACGGCGACCACGCGGCGCGATGTGGCGGTGAAGGACACGACGCCCCCCACCATCGTCTGCCCCGACCCCATCGTCGTCGAGGTCCAGCCGGGGATGCAGGCGGACCTCACGCCGGCTGCCGCCCGGGCTACGGACGTGTGCTCTCAGGCGCAGGTGAGCATCCCCGTGCAGAAGCGCTTCCCGGTGGGCGACACGCAGCTCACGTACACGGCGACGGACGAGGCGGGCAACACCGCCAGCTGCACCACGACCGTCACCGTTCGTGAGCTCAAGGTGCCGGACCCGGTGCCCGAGCCTCCCAAGCCCGGCCCGTTCGACCGCGCCCTGCTGGGTGGCGGAAGCGGTTGCTCCTCGACGTCCGGTGGGCCATCGTCGCTGGCGATGATGGGACTCGGAGTGCTCGCGGCCCTCCTGGCCCGGAGAGCCCGGAGGCAATGA
- the kdsA gene encoding 3-deoxy-8-phosphooctulonate synthase: protein MITLAGHQVGPGQKLFVIAGPDVIESEELALRHAHLLKGITQKLGVPYAFKCSYDKANRTSGKSFRGPGLKEGLRVLRRIRDEVGVPILTDVHETSHVGPAAEVVDIIQIPAFLCRQTDLVEAVAKSGRGVNLKKGQFVAPKDIVHSARKAIESGNPNVLVTERGATFGYNNLVVDMRGFLQMREAGLSVCFDATHSVQLPSAGNGETAGERKYVSLLARSAAAAGIDALFTEVHEDPDKALCDGPCSLNPQMFEDVVRSVLAIRRALGHEPAAS, encoded by the coding sequence ATGATCACCCTCGCAGGCCATCAAGTCGGTCCCGGTCAGAAGCTGTTCGTCATCGCCGGGCCGGATGTCATCGAGTCCGAGGAGCTGGCGCTGCGCCACGCGCACCTGCTCAAGGGCATCACCCAGAAGCTGGGCGTGCCGTACGCCTTCAAGTGCTCCTACGACAAGGCCAACCGCACCAGCGGCAAGTCCTTCCGCGGCCCCGGCCTCAAGGAGGGCCTCCGAGTGCTCCGCCGCATCCGTGACGAGGTCGGCGTCCCCATCCTCACCGACGTCCACGAGACGAGCCACGTGGGCCCCGCCGCCGAGGTGGTGGACATCATCCAGATTCCGGCCTTCCTCTGCCGCCAGACGGACCTGGTGGAGGCCGTGGCCAAGAGCGGCCGGGGCGTGAACCTCAAGAAGGGCCAGTTCGTGGCGCCCAAGGACATCGTCCACTCGGCGCGCAAGGCCATCGAGTCGGGCAACCCCAACGTGCTCGTCACCGAGCGCGGTGCCACTTTCGGCTACAACAACCTCGTGGTGGACATGCGAGGCTTCCTCCAGATGCGCGAGGCCGGCCTCTCCGTTTGCTTTGATGCCACCCACTCCGTCCAGCTGCCTTCGGCCGGCAACGGCGAGACGGCCGGCGAGCGAAAGTACGTGTCGCTCCTGGCCCGCTCCGCCGCCGCGGCAGGCATCGACGCCCTCTTTACGGAGGTCCACGAGGATCCCGACAAGGCCCTCTGCGACGGTCCCTGCTCGCTGAACCCGCAGATGTTCGAGGATGTGGTGCGAAGTGTACTGGCCATCCGCCGCGCTCTGGGGCATGAACCCGCCGCGTCATGA